In Thiospirochaeta perfilievii, a single window of DNA contains:
- a CDS encoding GIY-YIG nuclease family protein has product MSKDFFPLRPEITPTIYGYELVDVVSHKGRIKVGYTERDTRKRIAEQLQTSGVKYTILLEESAMKKDGSSFTDHAVHRVLKKRGFANPEGEWFICSVEDVKSAIKAVRDGLDDDNQRTLTFNMRPEQSEAVEKTITYYKSFRKENPNETPHFLWNAKMRFGKTFATYQLALKMGWKKVLVLTFKPAVQNAWEEDLKTHVDFKGWQFLSKDGLHKEDIDESRPIVLFGSFQDFLGKNKSTGGIKTKNEWVHGTNWDAVVFDEYHYGAWNDNSKALFKDNEEDKKIIIEQKEILQEEGYQEIDFEEDILPITTYHFLYLSGTPFRAIGSGEFIEEQIYNWTYSDEQREKINWQGLDNPYLSLPRMVMMTYQLPESIVDIAKQGEFDEFDLNVFFSASGEHLSAKFTYESEVQKWLDLIRGSYLETSVDELKLGAKKPPMPFSHAPLLKTLTHTFWFLPTVASCHAMKNLINQPQNTFYHEYKVIVAAGISAGIGVAALPPVQNTMEDPLKTKTITLSCGKLTTGVSVKPWSGIFMLRNSSSPETYFQAAFRVQTPWVIKNPDGRSPNEELIMKEECYVFDFAPNRALRQIAEYSCRLNINESNPEKNVQEFISFLPVLAYDGSSMKQIDAAGVLDMAMSGTTATLLARRWESALLVNVDNDTLKRLMSNEDAMNALMNIEGFRSLNQDIETIINKSESVKKAKKEANDKELSKKEKKDLSEEEKEYKSLRKQIQEKLIKFATRVPVFMYLTDYRERSLKDVITQLEPGLFKTVTGLSVKDFELLVSLGVFNSALMNDAVYKFKRYEDASLEYTGIDRHEGEEVGLYDTVLSSSDYEETFENMVAERP; this is encoded by the coding sequence ATGAGTAAAGATTTTTTTCCACTACGCCCTGAAATAACTCCAACGATCTATGGCTACGAGTTGGTAGATGTGGTGTCACATAAAGGTCGTATTAAAGTCGGTTATACCGAACGTGATACACGAAAAAGAATAGCTGAGCAACTACAGACCAGTGGTGTAAAATATACAATTCTTCTTGAAGAATCAGCTATGAAAAAGGATGGGAGTTCTTTTACTGATCATGCAGTTCATAGAGTTCTCAAAAAAAGAGGATTTGCTAATCCTGAAGGAGAATGGTTCATTTGTAGTGTCGAAGATGTTAAATCGGCGATAAAAGCAGTACGAGATGGATTGGATGATGATAACCAGAGAACACTAACTTTTAATATGCGACCAGAACAATCTGAAGCAGTAGAAAAGACAATCACTTACTATAAAAGTTTTAGAAAAGAAAATCCCAATGAAACCCCTCACTTTCTTTGGAATGCAAAAATGCGTTTTGGTAAGACTTTTGCCACATATCAACTTGCATTAAAGATGGGGTGGAAAAAAGTACTTGTTTTGACTTTTAAGCCAGCAGTACAAAATGCATGGGAAGAAGATTTAAAAACTCATGTTGATTTTAAAGGATGGCAGTTTTTATCAAAAGATGGATTACATAAAGAAGATATAGATGAATCTAGACCGATTGTTTTATTTGGTTCATTTCAGGACTTTTTAGGTAAAAATAAAAGTACAGGTGGTATTAAGACAAAGAATGAATGGGTGCATGGCACAAATTGGGATGCAGTTGTTTTCGATGAGTACCACTACGGTGCCTGGAATGATAACTCAAAGGCCCTTTTTAAAGATAATGAAGAAGATAAAAAAATTATTATCGAGCAAAAAGAAATTCTACAGGAAGAAGGTTATCAAGAGATAGATTTTGAAGAGGATATTCTTCCAATAACTACTTATCATTTTTTATATCTTTCCGGTACACCATTTCGAGCAATAGGCTCAGGTGAATTTATCGAAGAACAAATTTACAACTGGACATATTCTGATGAGCAACGAGAAAAGATTAATTGGCAAGGTTTAGATAATCCATATTTATCCCTACCTCGTATGGTTATGATGACTTATCAATTACCGGAATCTATTGTTGATATTGCTAAACAGGGAGAGTTTGATGAATTTGATTTGAATGTTTTCTTTTCAGCTTCAGGAGAACATCTGTCTGCAAAATTTACCTATGAAAGTGAAGTTCAAAAATGGCTTGACCTTATTAGAGGTTCCTATCTAGAAACATCAGTTGATGAACTTAAACTTGGAGCTAAAAAACCTCCAATGCCCTTTTCTCATGCACCTCTTTTAAAAACATTAACTCACACATTCTGGTTTCTACCAACTGTAGCATCCTGTCATGCTATGAAAAACTTGATTAATCAACCTCAAAATACTTTTTACCATGAATATAAGGTAATTGTTGCAGCAGGTATTTCAGCAGGTATAGGTGTTGCCGCACTCCCCCCAGTTCAGAATACAATGGAAGATCCTTTAAAGACAAAAACAATAACTCTTTCATGCGGTAAACTTACAACAGGAGTTTCTGTAAAACCTTGGTCAGGGATTTTTATGCTTAGGAATTCATCAAGTCCTGAAACATACTTTCAGGCTGCATTTAGGGTACAAACTCCATGGGTTATCAAAAATCCAGATGGGCGTTCACCTAATGAAGAACTGATTATGAAAGAAGAGTGCTATGTTTTTGATTTTGCACCGAACAGGGCATTACGCCAAATTGCAGAATATAGTTGTCGACTTAATATAAACGAGTCAAATCCAGAAAAAAACGTACAGGAATTTATCAGCTTCTTACCAGTATTAGCATATGATGGTAGTTCCATGAAACAGATTGATGCTGCAGGTGTTCTAGATATGGCCATGAGTGGCACAACTGCTACTCTCCTTGCACGACGTTGGGAAAGTGCACTTCTAGTAAATGTCGATAATGACACTCTAAAACGACTTATGAGCAATGAAGATGCAATGAATGCATTAATGAATATCGAAGGTTTTCGTTCACTTAATCAGGATATCGAAACTATAATTAATAAATCTGAATCTGTTAAAAAAGCAAAGAAAGAAGCTAACGACAAAGAGCTAAGTAAAAAAGAAAAAAAAGACCTATCAGAAGAAGAAAAAGAATACAAAAGTTTAAGAAAACAAATTCAAGAGAAGTTAATCAAATTTGCTACCAGAGTTCCTGTTTTTATGTACTTAACAGATTATAGAGAAAGAAGTTTAAAAGATGTTATAACTCAATTAGAGCCGGGGCTATTTAAAACTGTTACTGGGTTATCGGTTAAGGATTTTGAATTGCTAGTTAGTCTTGGAGTTTTCAATAGTGCTTTGATGAATGATGCAGTTTACAAATTTAAGCGTTATGAAGATGCGAGTCTTGAATATACAGGTATTGATAGACATGAAGGTGAAGAAGTTGGTCTTTATGATACGGTTTTAAGCTCTAGTGATTATGAAGAAACTTTTGAAAATATGGTAGCAGAGAGACCATAG
- a CDS encoding DUF5680 domain-containing protein has product MNIGKRIHRLRNNVGLTQELLAEKLNISRQSVTKWERGDSFPDIERLVELSLIFGVTIDYLIKGKNEYSRNNNPNIDNLEDIKSFLCSAKKNTYAAYGLETTSSRLKSHDLTYENGNFLYLDSYFGGESFIGQEVLYIDKNPYWAMNYSGRVINKNFSADFLKSCLLAVSIDKPFRGPEIYQNGNFTYHCNVKGNFDWFTGEEEIFFQTQKVYECIFHGGIIK; this is encoded by the coding sequence ATGAATATTGGAAAAAGAATACATAGATTAAGAAATAACGTAGGCCTTACTCAAGAATTATTAGCTGAAAAATTAAATATTTCTAGGCAATCTGTAACTAAATGGGAGAGAGGTGATTCATTTCCTGATATTGAAAGATTAGTAGAGTTAAGTCTTATTTTTGGTGTAACAATTGATTATCTTATTAAAGGTAAAAATGAATATAGTAGAAACAATAATCCTAATATAGATAATTTAGAAGATATTAAATCCTTTTTATGTTCTGCAAAGAAGAATACATATGCAGCTTATGGTTTAGAAACTACTTCCTCTAGGTTAAAATCCCATGATTTAACTTATGAAAATGGGAATTTTTTATACTTAGATTCATATTTTGGTGGTGAAAGTTTTATAGGTCAAGAAGTGTTATATATTGATAAAAATCCATATTGGGCAATGAATTATAGTGGACGAGTTATTAATAAAAACTTTTCAGCAGACTTTTTGAAGTCGTGTTTATTGGCTGTATCTATTGATAAACCCTTTAGAGGACCTGAGATCTACCAAAATGGGAATTTTACTTATCATTGTAATGTAAAGGGTAATTTTGATTGGTTTACTGGAGAGGAAGAGATTTTTTTTCAAACTCAGAAAGTTTATGAGTGCATTTTTCATGGTGGGATAATAAAATAG
- a CDS encoding HigA family addiction module antitoxin, translating into MTIMRKPTHPGTVLKEDVILPLGLTITEAATDLGVSRKALSELLNEHTSLSPEMAIRIARATNTTPESWLNMQNKVDLWKAEQKDPKVIPFPVFDEPETKGLMEG; encoded by the coding sequence ATGACAATAATGAGAAAACCTACCCATCCAGGAACAGTATTAAAAGAAGATGTTATACTACCATTGGGATTAACTATAACTGAAGCTGCTACTGATTTAGGTGTTTCAAGGAAAGCTTTATCAGAATTACTTAATGAGCATACTTCTTTAAGCCCTGAGATGGCAATAAGAATTGCAAGAGCAACAAATACAACTCCAGAAAGCTGGTTAAACATGCAAAATAAAGTTGATTTGTGGAAAGCTGAGCAAAAAGATCCTAAAGTTATACCTTTTCCAGTTTTTGATGAACCTGAAACAAAAGGTTTAATGGAAGGCTAA
- the tnpB gene encoding IS66 family insertion sequence element accessory protein TnpB (TnpB, as the term is used for proteins encoded by IS66 family insertion elements, is considered an accessory protein, since TnpC, encoded by a neighboring gene, is a DDE family transposase.), with protein MFLDLTKISIFVRPGSTDMRSQINGLSVLAESEMKLDSGSGSLFLFCSKNRKNLKCIYWDKNGFAMWQKKLEKDKFPWPQTADDAEEITLEQLKLLLSGIDFWKAHKEIYFKEMN; from the coding sequence ATGTTTTTAGACCTAACTAAAATATCAATCTTCGTTCGCCCTGGATCAACAGATATGAGATCTCAGATTAATGGGTTATCAGTTTTAGCTGAAAGTGAAATGAAATTAGATTCTGGTTCTGGAAGTTTATTTTTGTTTTGTAGCAAAAACAGAAAAAACTTGAAATGTATATACTGGGATAAAAATGGTTTTGCAATGTGGCAAAAGAAACTCGAGAAAGATAAGTTCCCATGGCCACAAACGGCAGATGATGCAGAAGAGATAACTTTAGAACAATTAAAACTTCTATTGTCTGGTATAGATTTTTGGAAAGCCCATAAAGAAATATATTTTAAAGAGATGAATTAA
- a CDS encoding GNAT family N-acetyltransferase produces MKIREATSNDCKSISELYWESDNFHNINQPNIYSATEKPFRSEEFIKEQIEDKNSMFYIIEVEGDVIGFIYGYVESKGSLPIHKQRNYFYIDNIVVNKKFQAKGYGRMLLDKVISECKEKKYSDIMLNVYSFNNNAISLYDNIGFKEVAKDMILQL; encoded by the coding sequence ATGAAAATAAGAGAAGCAACTTCTAATGATTGTAAGTCAATATCTGAACTGTATTGGGAAAGTGATAATTTTCACAACATTAACCAACCCAATATTTATTCAGCAACGGAAAAACCTTTCAGATCAGAAGAATTTATTAAAGAACAGATTGAAGATAAAAACAGTATGTTCTATATAATTGAAGTTGAAGGAGATGTTATTGGATTCATTTATGGTTATGTGGAATCCAAAGGATCTTTACCAATCCATAAACAAAGAAATTACTTCTATATTGATAATATTGTTGTGAATAAAAAATTCCAGGCTAAAGGTTATGGAAGAATGCTGCTAGATAAAGTAATTTCAGAATGCAAAGAGAAAAAGTATTCAGATATTATGTTAAATGTTTATAGTTTTAATAATAACGCAATTTCATTATATGATAATATAGGGTTTAAAGAAGTTGCTAAAGATATGATTTTGCAACTATAA
- a CDS encoding ABC transporter substrate-binding protein produces the protein MKKIFLLLLFSVITNLSSQMVVTYRGGENEHDKRMEYPVKLITTALEITKSEYGNYTLVPSARMNSKRAMNTLIKDTIPNFIVEASVTEENEKNLLSIKIPTTKGLFGYRIFLINKENQTLFNNINTFEDLKKIRLGQGNTWLDTKILESYKLSVVKGLTYDGLLRMLSSKRFDAFPRGVHEAYKELKNRQFEHSELAIEQNICIYYPLPKFLYTSKNSILLHERISKGLNMMLEDGSFDKIWKEYNYDYVLNAKLNSRKIFKLENPFLPDTVPLNNNELWFSIE, from the coding sequence ATGAAAAAGATTTTCTTATTATTATTATTTTCTGTAATTACAAATTTATCAAGTCAGATGGTAGTCACCTATAGGGGTGGTGAAAATGAACACGATAAACGAATGGAGTATCCAGTAAAACTTATAACTACTGCATTAGAGATTACAAAATCCGAATATGGAAATTATACTTTAGTTCCTTCTGCAAGGATGAACTCTAAAAGAGCTATGAATACTCTTATAAAGGACACTATCCCCAACTTTATTGTTGAAGCAAGTGTAACCGAAGAGAACGAGAAAAATCTTTTATCAATCAAAATACCCACAACTAAAGGTTTGTTTGGATATAGAATATTTTTAATTAATAAAGAGAATCAAACCCTTTTTAATAATATAAATACTTTTGAAGATCTTAAAAAAATCCGTCTAGGTCAAGGAAATACATGGCTCGATACTAAAATCCTAGAAAGTTATAAACTTTCAGTGGTAAAGGGTTTGACTTATGATGGTTTATTAAGAATGTTATCTTCTAAAAGGTTTGATGCATTTCCCAGAGGGGTTCATGAAGCTTATAAAGAGCTTAAGAATAGGCAATTTGAGCATTCAGAGTTAGCTATAGAACAGAATATTTGTATATATTATCCACTACCTAAATTCTTATATACTTCTAAAAACAGTATTTTACTACATGAAAGAATTAGTAAAGGTCTAAATATGATGTTAGAAGACGGTAGTTTTGATAAAATATGGAAAGAGTATAATTATGATTATGTTTTAAATGCAAAATTAAATAGCAGAAAAATATTTAAGCTAGAGAACCCTTTCTTACCCGATACCGTACCTCTAAATAATAATGAGTTATGGTTTTCCATAGAATAA
- a CDS encoding GNAT family N-acetyltransferase, with the protein MCGSISVFASEKEREVGIKTFQGFQKKGLAYVTACAYIEECLKYNFIPVWSCFSENEVSIRLAEKLGYKIEAHHPIYFAEIGN; encoded by the coding sequence TTGTGTGGTAGTATTTCAGTTTTTGCTTCAGAAAAAGAGCGTGAAGTTGGTATAAAAACATTTCAAGGCTTTCAGAAAAAAGGTTTAGCATATGTTACAGCTTGCGCTTATATTGAGGAGTGCCTAAAGTATAATTTTATTCCTGTTTGGTCTTGCTTTAGTGAGAATGAAGTTTCAATAAGATTAGCCGAAAAGCTTGGCTATAAGATTGAAGCCCATCATCCGATATATTTTGCTGAAATTGGGAATTAA
- a CDS encoding DUF898 family protein produces MSEQINVTVNMSRSGKSEFTGGLLGLIGWSILGFFITLFTLGICYPWALCMVYGWKINNTTIDGKRLQFNGSAIGLFGLWIKWFVLCIITIGIYGFWLQISLEKWKVKNTSFAN; encoded by the coding sequence ATGTCTGAACAGATCAATGTTACAGTTAATATGAGTAGATCAGGTAAGTCTGAGTTTACAGGTGGTTTATTAGGTTTAATAGGTTGGAGTATTTTAGGATTCTTTATAACTTTATTCACATTGGGTATTTGTTATCCATGGGCTTTATGTATGGTTTATGGGTGGAAAATAAATAATACCACTATAGATGGCAAACGATTACAATTTAATGGGTCGGCTATAGGACTATTTGGCTTATGGATTAAGTGGTTCGTATTATGCATTATAACAATTGGTATTTATGGATTTTGGTTGCAAATATCCTTAGAAAAATGGAAGGTTAAAAATACTTCATTTGCAAACTAA
- a CDS encoding DUF3795 domain-containing protein produces the protein MEITNSEEMMIAVCGMNCIYCYVHHKKKKPCLGCRQSDKGKPEHCQKCKIKECAYDKGLLFCSECSDYPCILIRRLDKSYRIRYNESLINNMKVINEKGMNYYLSFEKERLKCPECSGVHNIHQKTCSECGKTFKVSELK, from the coding sequence ATGGAAATTACTAATTCTGAAGAGATGATGATCGCAGTATGTGGCATGAATTGCATATATTGCTATGTTCATCATAAAAAGAAAAAACCATGTCTGGGTTGTCGTCAAAGTGATAAAGGTAAACCGGAACATTGCCAGAAATGTAAGATAAAAGAGTGTGCATATGATAAGGGTTTACTCTTTTGCTCGGAGTGTTCTGATTATCCTTGTATTTTAATAAGGAGATTAGATAAGAGCTATAGAATTAGATACAATGAAAGTTTAATCAATAATATGAAAGTCATTAATGAAAAAGGAATGAATTACTACTTAAGTTTCGAAAAAGAGAGACTTAAATGCCCAGAATGTAGTGGTGTTCATAATATCCACCAGAAGACGTGTTCAGAATGTGGAAAAACCTTTAAAGTGTCTGAATTGAAATAA
- a CDS encoding iron chaperone: MPDFKTIDDYISAQPEGTKEALITMKQCILKALPDVEELFNYNIPAFALVKNGKIEQQIMIAGYKKHVGFYPHPTTIEKFYDRLTDFKQGKGSIQFPIDKPIPCDLIIEMVKYRKQLINSDN, from the coding sequence ATGCCAGATTTTAAAACTATTGATGACTATATTAGTGCTCAACCAGAAGGTACAAAAGAAGCTTTAATTACTATGAAACAATGCATTTTAAAAGCTTTACCTGATGTCGAAGAGCTATTCAACTATAATATTCCAGCTTTTGCTCTAGTGAAAAATGGGAAAATAGAACAACAAATTATGATTGCAGGGTATAAAAAGCATGTCGGTTTTTATCCACATCCTACTACTATAGAAAAGTTTTATGATAGATTAACCGATTTTAAACAAGGTAAAGGTTCTATCCAATTCCCAATAGACAAACCGATACCTTGTGATTTAATAATTGAAATGGTTAAGTATAGAAAACAACTAATTAATAGTGATAATTAG
- a CDS encoding HAD hydrolase family protein, which yields MDNLILDIDGTLLNGAEEINNATRFINYLEEKGIKYLLATNSIKSHKVQVQSNRQI from the coding sequence ATGGACAATCTAATTCTTGATATAGATGGAACATTATTGAATGGGGCTGAAGAAATAAACAATGCTACTAGATTTATAAACTACCTTGAGGAAAAAGGGATAAAATATCTATTAGCTACAAATTCTATCAAATCACATAAAGTACAAGTTCAAAGTAACCGTCAAATCTAA
- the tnpC gene encoding IS66 family transposase — protein MGGIKKQVIPEEISTYIESLENSNKSLENRVKILEEELRLERVKRFGKSSEKVTPLQSELFDEFEQTALDIEEEDEPEVISIPAYNRKKKGRKPIDPSLPRKQIIHDISEDDKQCACGCQMVKIDEVVTERVQIIPEKSYVEQHIRPKYACRNCEGSGDEDKPTFRVAPAPPSLISGSIVTGGLLAYIHTNKFCDYLPFYRQEKRFERYGIPISRQNMSNWTIKAYRKLKGLNDIMKDHIKTGTYLQMDETVLKVHGEVGKLDSSNSYIWVTCGGPKDSSIALYEYNRSRSSKYIKDFTEGFSGFCQSDGFPGYNAVFKNSDKITHVTCLAHCRRELYDAYKASKQLNKSNVVINKIQKIYVVEKQLRDKNLKPEEFVAERKKLATPLLDNLKDWLDKKAINIRPESKLGKAVKYTLGQWDKMINYLDCAELTPDNNAAERVVKPLVMGRKNFLFSGSPEGADALCFFYSLIETAKLNDLNPYAYLKWLYDKAPLLPEGSSLEELAPWKCDPIEVNKIMLPS, from the coding sequence ATGGGCGGAATAAAAAAACAGGTAATCCCTGAAGAAATATCTACATATATTGAGTCTCTTGAAAACTCAAATAAATCTCTTGAAAATAGGGTTAAAATACTAGAAGAAGAGTTGCGTCTCGAAAGAGTAAAGAGATTTGGAAAATCTAGTGAAAAGGTTACACCTTTACAATCTGAATTATTTGATGAGTTTGAGCAAACCGCCTTGGATATAGAAGAAGAGGATGAACCTGAAGTTATATCTATTCCAGCATATAATAGAAAAAAGAAAGGTCGAAAACCTATAGATCCATCCCTACCTAGAAAACAAATCATTCACGATATATCAGAAGATGATAAACAGTGTGCTTGTGGATGTCAGATGGTTAAAATTGATGAAGTAGTAACAGAAAGGGTACAGATTATTCCTGAAAAGTCTTATGTAGAACAACATATAAGACCAAAATATGCCTGCAGGAATTGTGAAGGTTCAGGAGATGAAGATAAACCAACTTTTAGAGTTGCTCCTGCACCACCATCATTGATTTCAGGAAGTATAGTGACTGGTGGTCTTCTTGCTTACATCCATACAAATAAATTTTGTGATTACCTGCCATTTTATCGGCAAGAGAAAAGATTTGAGAGGTATGGGATTCCGATAAGCAGACAGAATATGTCAAACTGGACTATAAAAGCTTATAGAAAATTAAAAGGTCTTAATGATATTATGAAAGATCACATAAAGACTGGTACATATCTTCAAATGGATGAAACAGTCCTCAAAGTTCATGGGGAAGTTGGTAAATTAGATTCTAGTAACTCTTACATATGGGTCACCTGTGGTGGGCCTAAAGACTCAAGTATAGCTCTCTATGAATATAATAGATCTCGAAGTTCAAAATATATTAAAGATTTTACTGAAGGCTTTTCTGGGTTTTGTCAGTCAGATGGTTTCCCAGGTTACAATGCCGTTTTTAAAAATAGTGACAAAATAACACATGTAACATGTTTAGCACATTGTCGGAGAGAGCTTTACGATGCCTATAAAGCTTCTAAGCAACTAAATAAGTCTAATGTTGTAATTAATAAAATTCAAAAGATATATGTTGTAGAAAAACAACTTAGAGATAAGAACCTCAAACCGGAAGAATTTGTAGCAGAAAGAAAGAAGTTAGCGACACCATTACTTGATAACCTAAAAGACTGGCTTGATAAAAAGGCTATAAATATTAGACCAGAAAGTAAATTGGGGAAAGCTGTAAAATATACATTAGGCCAATGGGATAAAATGATAAATTACCTTGATTGTGCAGAGCTTACTCCAGATAATAACGCTGCGGAGAGAGTGGTAAAACCACTTGTTATGGGTCGTAAAAATTTTTTATTTTCGGGTAGTCCTGAAGGTGCGGATGCATTATGTTTTTTCTACTCTTTAATTGAAACGGCAAAATTAAATGATTTAAATCCATACGCATATTTAAAATGGTTATATGATAAGGCTCCATTATTACCAGAAGGCTCCTCATTAGAAGAATTAGCTCCATGGAAATGTGATCCAATAGAAGTTAATAAAATTATGTTACCTTCTTAG
- a CDS encoding type II toxin-antitoxin system RelE/ParE family toxin codes for MIKTFKHKGLEEFFIKGTKKGIIPEHSAKLARILDRLDASTTVKDMSLPGYRLHQLSGKEKDIWSVTVNGNWRVTFYFEEGDAYIVNYLDYH; via the coding sequence ATGATAAAAACATTCAAACATAAAGGGTTAGAAGAATTCTTTATTAAAGGAACAAAAAAGGGAATAATTCCAGAACATTCTGCAAAATTAGCTAGAATCTTGGACCGTCTTGATGCATCAACAACAGTTAAGGATATGTCTCTTCCAGGATATAGATTACATCAACTGTCAGGTAAAGAAAAAGATATTTGGTCTGTAACAGTTAATGGTAACTGGAGAGTAACTTTTTATTTTGAAGAAGGTGATGCATATATTGTTAATTACCTCGATTATCATTAG
- the tnpA gene encoding IS66 family insertion sequence element accessory protein TnpA: MKSRKSHEEWKLLVSEFNKSGQSVAAFSRENNLKASTFIYWVKMFSINTEKSNLVKIKPKTSNSKKTHDIKIIVNDTKIEICGVINSDKISKIIAVLMEVN, encoded by the coding sequence ATGAAAAGTCGAAAGAGCCACGAAGAGTGGAAATTATTAGTATCAGAGTTCAATAAATCAGGCCAGTCAGTTGCAGCTTTTAGTAGAGAAAATAACCTAAAAGCATCAACTTTTATTTATTGGGTTAAAATGTTCTCTATAAATACTGAAAAATCAAATTTGGTTAAGATAAAACCTAAAACGAGTAATTCTAAGAAAACTCATGATATTAAAATTATTGTTAATGATACAAAGATTGAGATCTGTGGAGTTATAAATTCAGATAAAATTAGTAAAATAATCGCTGTACTAATGGAAGTTAACTGA
- a CDS encoding addiction module protein, producing the protein MLISKEELFTEAINLSPMDRAKLVEYVLSSFNFQGREEIDSAWSSEAEDRIRAMKNGEMKTISIEDVFSSLDM; encoded by the coding sequence ATGTTAATTTCTAAGGAAGAATTATTTACCGAAGCAATAAACTTATCTCCAATGGATAGGGCTAAACTAGTAGAATACGTTTTATCAAGTTTTAATTTTCAAGGAAGAGAAGAAATTGACTCTGCTTGGAGTTCTGAAGCAGAAGATAGAATTCGTGCTATGAAAAATGGAGAAATGAAAACAATTTCTATTGAAGATGTATTTTCTTCATTGGATATGTAA
- a CDS encoding HAD hydrolase-like protein: MTVTVQRFNEIGLSISPEKIYSPIDSINQYIIKNNISNVMVVGSDDEICQIQANHTLVNPELIILLDFEKNNFGYNDLQVIINNLNNENRIISASGSPYYLKNGRKIIDTGAFVSLLESITDQKIEILGKPSSQYFQNAQRIFNENLKSITVIGDDWKTDIMGAKNVGYNSILMRSGKYKLGDEKLCNPDSVIDNFLTLIP; encoded by the coding sequence TTGACGGTTACAGTTCAAAGGTTCAATGAGATTGGATTATCCATTTCCCCAGAAAAAATATATTCACCAATAGATTCCATAAATCAGTATATAATTAAAAATAATATTTCAAATGTAATGGTAGTCGGGAGTGATGATGAAATCTGTCAAATTCAGGCAAATCACACATTAGTTAATCCTGAGCTAATTATACTTCTAGACTTTGAAAAAAATAATTTTGGATACAATGATTTACAGGTAATAATAAACAATCTTAATAATGAGAATCGTATTATTTCAGCTTCAGGTTCTCCTTATTACCTCAAAAATGGACGTAAAATTATTGATACTGGAGCTTTTGTTTCATTATTAGAATCTATCACAGATCAGAAAATTGAAATATTAGGAAAACCCTCAAGTCAATATTTTCAGAATGCACAGAGGATTTTTAATGAAAATCTTAAATCTATAACTGTAATAGGTGATGATTGGAAAACTGATATTATGGGAGCAAAAAATGTAGGGTATAACTCAATACTAATGAGATCAGGAAAATATAAATTAGGGGATGAAAAATTGTGTAATCCAGATTCTGTTATCGATAATTTCCTTACACTTATTCCATAA